From the Halalkalicoccus sp. CGA53 genome, one window contains:
- a CDS encoding FKBP-type peptidyl-prolyl cis-trans isomerase — MSNDDEAAVADADEEFDAETTEDAAEADESETEEAEAADDGDEEVEENEAGGLQDGEFVRIAYTARTVENDTLVDTTDVEVAEEEGVDVEDRTIEPRVITLGAGHLFPSVESDLIGKEVGDTGTVTVPATEAFGEFDPDDVRTVSVEKLPEDDRYPGAHVDIDGRHGHVETVIGGRARVDFNHPLAGESVEYEYEIVGGVEDRVERAQGMLSMYVDADLEMWIETQEEEEEVEVESDEERETETVEYETLVIESSPQLAMNQQWLFQKQQIAQELMDRLELDRVVVQETFEGAGGMGGLGGMGGLGDIEAALDDVDVDADEILEEIEGEEIEDVDLEDVEGVTEE; from the coding sequence ATGAGCAACGACGATGAGGCCGCGGTAGCCGACGCGGACGAGGAGTTCGACGCCGAAACCACCGAGGACGCGGCCGAGGCGGACGAGTCCGAGACGGAGGAGGCGGAAGCGGCGGACGACGGTGACGAGGAAGTCGAGGAGAACGAGGCGGGCGGCCTGCAGGACGGCGAGTTCGTCCGGATCGCCTACACCGCACGCACCGTCGAGAACGACACCCTCGTCGACACGACGGACGTCGAGGTCGCCGAGGAGGAGGGTGTCGACGTCGAGGACCGCACGATCGAGCCGCGCGTGATCACGCTCGGCGCGGGCCACCTCTTCCCCTCGGTCGAGTCCGACCTGATCGGGAAGGAGGTCGGCGACACCGGCACCGTCACGGTCCCGGCCACCGAGGCGTTCGGCGAGTTCGACCCCGACGACGTGAGGACCGTGAGCGTCGAGAAGCTCCCCGAGGACGACCGCTACCCCGGCGCGCACGTCGACATCGACGGGCGCCACGGCCACGTCGAGACCGTGATCGGCGGGCGGGCACGTGTGGACTTCAACCACCCGCTCGCGGGCGAGTCCGTCGAGTACGAGTACGAGATCGTCGGCGGTGTCGAGGACCGCGTCGAGCGCGCACAGGGGATGCTCTCGATGTATGTCGACGCGGACCTCGAGATGTGGATCGAGACCCAGGAGGAAGAGGAGGAGGTCGAGGTCGAAAGCGACGAGGAGAGAGAGACCGAGACCGTCGAGTACGAGACGCTCGTCATCGAGAGCTCGCCCCAGCTCGCGATGAACCAGCAGTGGCTCTTCCAGAAACAGCAGATCGCACAGGAGCTGATGGACCGCCTCGAGCTCGACCGCGTCGTCGTCCAGGAGACGTTCGAGGGCGCGGGCGGCATGGGCGGGCTCGGCGGCATGGGTGGTCTCGGCGACATCGAGGCGGCGCTCGACGACGTCGACGTCGACGCCGACGAGATCCTAGAGGAGATCGAAGGCGAGGAGATCGAAGACGTCGATCTCGAGGACGTCGAGGGCGTGACCGAGGAGTAG
- the pyrB gene encoding aspartate carbamoyltransferase has protein sequence MRHDHVLGTKQFSRAEIEAVLDRAAEIDADPGSVAGRHAGTLLGLLFFEPSTRTKMSFEAAIKRLGGGVVDMGPVDASSVKKGETLADTVRVVEGYADALVLRHPSEGAARMASEFVSVPVVNAGDGAGQHPTQTLLDLYTIREHAGLDEITIGIMGDLKYGRTVHSLAEALTRFDVSQHFIGPESLSLPASVRYDLHDSGARVREHTELEPVLPELDVLYVTRIQRERFPDENEYRAVAGEYGVDREALSAAREDLAIMHPLPRVDEVASDLDSTSHARYFEQAHNGVPVRMALLDTLLS, from the coding sequence ATGCGGCACGACCACGTGCTCGGTACGAAACAGTTCTCGCGGGCGGAGATCGAGGCGGTCCTCGACCGCGCCGCCGAGATCGACGCGGATCCGGGGTCGGTCGCCGGCCGCCACGCGGGGACGCTGCTCGGCCTGCTCTTCTTCGAGCCGAGCACGCGGACGAAGATGAGCTTCGAGGCGGCGATCAAACGTCTCGGCGGCGGGGTCGTCGACATGGGGCCGGTCGACGCCTCGAGCGTGAAGAAAGGCGAGACGCTCGCCGACACCGTCCGGGTGGTGGAAGGCTACGCGGACGCGCTGGTGCTCAGACACCCCTCGGAGGGTGCCGCACGGATGGCGAGCGAGTTCGTCTCGGTCCCCGTCGTAAACGCGGGCGACGGCGCGGGCCAGCACCCCACCCAGACGCTGCTCGACCTCTACACGATCCGCGAACACGCCGGGCTCGACGAGATCACGATCGGGATCATGGGCGACCTGAAGTACGGTCGGACGGTCCACTCGCTGGCCGAGGCGCTCACGCGCTTCGACGTCTCCCAGCACTTCATCGGCCCGGAGAGCCTCTCGCTGCCAGCGAGCGTTCGCTACGACCTCCACGACTCGGGCGCGCGGGTCAGAGAGCACACGGAGCTCGAACCGGTGCTACCCGAACTCGACGTGCTCTACGTCACGCGGATCCAACGAGAACGCTTTCCCGACGAGAACGAGTACCGCGCCGTTGCCGGCGAGTACGGCGTCGACCGCGAGGCGCTCTCGGCGGCCCGCGAGGACCTCGCGATCATGCATCCCCTCCCAAGAGTCGACGAGGTGGCTTCCGACCTCGATTCGACGTCGCACGCACGGTACTTCGAACAGGCACACAACGGCGTCCCGGTGCGGATGGCGCTGCTCGACACCCTCCTCTCATGA
- the pyrI gene encoding aspartate carbamoyltransferase regulatory subunit, producing MSQNDDHQLRVSKIRDGTVIDHVTAGHALTVLGILGIDGSGDETVSVAMNVPSGETGRKDIVKVEGRELNQDEVDVLSLIAPAATINIVRGYDVVEKSRVDRPGEVIGVLSCPNRNCISAGSEPIESRFSVLDDGVRCAYCETIIGADLEEHIQVG from the coding sequence ATGAGCCAGAACGACGACCACCAGCTCCGTGTCAGCAAGATCAGAGACGGCACCGTCATCGACCACGTCACCGCGGGCCACGCGCTCACCGTGCTCGGGATCCTCGGGATCGACGGCTCCGGCGACGAGACCGTGAGCGTCGCGATGAACGTCCCGTCGGGGGAGACCGGTAGAAAAGACATCGTGAAGGTCGAGGGGAGAGAGCTGAACCAGGACGAGGTCGACGTACTCTCGTTGATCGCCCCCGCCGCGACGATCAACATCGTCCGAGGGTACGACGTGGTCGAGAAGAGCCGCGTCGACAGGCCCGGAGAGGTGATCGGCGTGCTCTCGTGTCCGAACCGCAACTGCATCAGCGCGGGATCCGAGCCGATCGAGTCGCGCTTTTCGGTCCTAGACGACGGCGTACGGTGTGCCTACTGCGAGACGATCATCGGGGCGGACCTCGAAGAGCACATCCAGGTCGGATAG
- a CDS encoding RAD55 family ATPase — protein MRSRVLPTGIEVLDRKLSGGIPAGSVVAITAPPASQSELLLYELTASRVTLYLSTQRSAEAVTDAIARTSARTGDATVRGIDADAPLDHVNQLIRALPEGSNLIVDPVDVLERESHARYQHFMNTLQTAMVNTGSLAFLHGLDGHAVPGNRDVTAYMADAVFELETRVSGDAIENRLAVPKFRGSNALEETIKLRLAERVEIDTSRDIA, from the coding sequence GTGAGATCGCGCGTGCTCCCGACCGGGATCGAGGTGCTCGACCGCAAGCTGAGCGGCGGCATCCCGGCGGGCAGCGTGGTCGCGATCACCGCGCCCCCGGCGAGCCAGTCCGAACTCCTGCTCTACGAACTCACCGCCTCGCGGGTGACGCTCTACCTGAGCACACAGCGATCGGCCGAGGCCGTGACGGACGCGATCGCCCGGACCAGCGCGCGAACCGGCGACGCGACGGTGCGAGGGATCGACGCCGACGCCCCCCTGGACCACGTCAACCAGCTCATCCGCGCGCTGCCGGAGGGCTCGAACCTGATCGTCGACCCGGTCGACGTCCTCGAACGCGAGAGCCACGCCCGCTACCAGCACTTCATGAACACCTTACAGACCGCGATGGTGAACACCGGCAGCCTCGCCTTCCTCCACGGCCTCGACGGCCACGCCGTCCCGGGAAACCGTGATGTGACGGCCTACATGGCAGACGCGGTCTTCGAACTCGAGACCAGGGTGAGCGGCGACGCGATCGAGAACAGGCTCGCTGTCCCGAAGTTCCGCGGATCGAACGCGCTCGAGGAGACGATCAAGCTCAGGCTCGCAGAGCGCGTCGAGATCGACACCAGCCGCGATATCGCCTGA